In Halococcus agarilyticus, the genomic window AGGAGGAGCTGGGAACCACGGCGATCTACGTCACCCACGACCAGGAGGAGGCGATGACGATGGGCGACCGGCTCGCCATCCTGAACGGCGGCGTCCTCCAGCAGACCGGCACGCCGAAGGAGGTGTACGCGAACCCCGAGAGTGAGTTCGTCGGCGGGTTCGTCGGCTCGCCGTCGATGAACGTCCTCGACGTCACCGTCGAGCGTACCGACGACGGCGTCACGCTCGCGAACGAGGGCCGGTTCGCGTACGCGCTGGGCGGCGACCGCGGCGAGCGCGTCGCCGCGACCGACGCGACGACCGCACGGCTCGGGATCCGCCCCGAGAACGTCCGCGTGACCGACGATCGCGAGGGGATCGAGACGACCGTCGAGGTCGTCGAACCGATCGGGAGCGACAACTACCTCTACCTCGATCTCGGAGAGGACTTCATCGCTCGCGTCGACTCGGACGTCGAACCGGAGACCGGCGACACCGTCCGGGTGACGTTCGACGAGAAGGACGTCCACCTGTTCGACGCGGAGAGCGGCGACTCGCTGCTGTCGGGAGACGAGGAGCCGGCGGTCGTCACGGCCTGAGGAAGGAGTTCAGTCGTTCGCCGCGACGGCCGACCGTTCGAACATGGAGTACCGATCGAGGAGTGCGACGGTCGCGAGGCGCAGTGCGTGCGACCAGCCGAGCGGCGTCGCGCTGTCGGGCGTGCCGTCGTCGAACACCTGTTCCGGGAGGTAGCCGCTGTCGAGCGCGAGCGGCCCGTCGGGGAGGACGAGCCCGAGCAGCTCCCGGGCCAGCGCGGCGAGGCGGTCGGCGCGGTCGTCGTCGCGCTCTTCGAGCATCGCGGCGAGCGTCCCGGCGGCGTGCGCCCCCCACGCCGTCGAGACGGTCCAGATCTTCTCGCCCTCCTGATCGCGCCGTCGCCACGCGTCGCCCTCGTAGCGAACCAGGCCGGCGATCGCTCCCGAACCGGGGTCGCGACGGAGCTCGTCCACGACCCCTGTGACGTGCGAGACGAGCCGATCGAGACGAGCCTCCTTGACGTCGCCGATCCGGGCGTACGCGCGGTGAGCACCGACGAGCGCGAACGTCGCGGAATCACACCGTCGGTCGAGGTCGCCGGCGTCGTCGTGGTCCGCGCCGTACTCGCGCAGGGCGTAGACGCCGCGCTCCGCACACCAGAGATCGCCCACGCCGTCGTACACCGCAGCGGCACGATCGGCCGCCCGGTCGGCGAGCGGGCCGTCGGACGCGGCCACGGTCGAATACGCTTCGAGGAAAGTGGCCGTGGTGTGGGTGAATCGCCCGGTCATGTCCTCCCACGCGTTCTCGCCAGCAATTGGCCGGCCGTCGGCAGCGAGGTCGGCGTCGAGTGCGTCGAGCGCGCGCTCCAGCACGTCGTGGTGGGCCGCGTCGTGCGTCGCGAGGGCCGACACGACGCTCGCGGTCTGGTCGGCCTGGTAGTCGTCGCGCTTGTCCGTTTCTAGTCGTCCGTTGGCCCAGCCCGGGGCGAGCGTGCCGTCGAACGCCCAGACGCGGTGGGGCCACGTCCCGTCGTCGAGCTGGGTCTCGGCGTAGGCCCTCGCGCTCCGGGCGTGCCAGTCGTCGAGCCCGAGGTCGAACTGGTGGTCCGCGTTACGGAGGAATTTCGAGATCGCGGCGTCGTCGCGGAACCACGCGTAGCCGTACCCCCCCGAATGGGTGTAGTACGGGTCGAACTCCGGGCCGGCGATCCGGAGCCCCGTCCGTCCGGTGAGCATGGCGAGCACCCGCAGATCCGTCCCGATCGCGTCGGCGTGGGGGAGTCCGGTGGCGACGGACGCGCCGGCTCGTCGGGTCGCCGCGTCTTCGAGCGCGGCGGCGTCGTACTCGTTCGCGGTCGCCCGGACCTCGTCGAGTGCGGTCTCGCGCGATCGGTCGGCACGGCTCGTCACCAGGCTCGCGAGCGTCGCCGTCCCGCCCTCGGTCGGCAGGACACAGCGGACATCGCCACCCAGCACGTCCTCGCCGGAGGTCTGTTCCCCCTCTGTCTGGGGATACTCGATCGGCGTCCCGTCGAGGAGCGTCGCGACGTCGCCGAAGCCCGACCCACGAATCGCGTCGAACCCGGTGGCGCTCGCGAGGTAGTCGGCCTCCGCGGCGTGGTACAGTTCGACCGCGTCGCCGTGGTGGAGCTGGCCGATCCGGGTGTCGCGGCCGTCCGGAGCGAAGCCGACCGCGGCGACCACGTCGAGCGACTCGTCGGCCTCGCTTACGTCGACGCGAGTGACGTGACCCTCATCGAGCGTGAGGTCGTACTGCGTCACCCGGCCGTGGTCGGTCTCGTGTACCGTCACGACGAGCGTCGTGTCGCCGTCGTAGCGCTGGATGCTTCGCGCGGCGTCGAACCACGTCGTCGCGGCGTTCTCGCCAACTGGCCTGACGCCGAGTCGGGAGCGAACGATCCCGGTCAGCCCCACGAGCGGGTAGCTGAAGTCCCGGATCGAGCCGTCCCCGTCGACGTGGACGAGGCGTCCGTCGGAGCCCGAAAAGTGTCCGGTCGTCGTCCGACGCTCGCCGGGAAACCGGGTGGCGTCACCGTGATGACGTCTGTGGTCGTCGAGCGCGTCGCGAAGCTGCATTGGGTGGACCTCTCGCCCAGCACGTAATAACTTTGTTGTAATTGTAGTTCACTCGTCGTCGGATCGAAACGGTGAAACGGATCGGTGGCGACCCGGGAGTGTGCACCACCCCGGCCCACCGCGATTCCTCCACGTCGGCGAGTCGGTCGAGCTGGCCCCGCGCGACCCGGATCCGTCGGCGGCGTACGCGTGGCAGGTCGTGGATCGACCCCCGGCGAGCACGGCGTCGATCGACGACGGTGCGGTCGTCCATCTCGCGCCGGACGTTCCCGGCATCTACCGCGTCGAGTGCGACGCCCCCGACGGCACTCACACGCAGACCGTGCGGGCGTTCCCGGACCCCCGCCGCGAAGCGCGCTTCGGCGTGACTGCCGACGAGGTGGACGGGGATCTCGACGGGATCGGCCACGCCGCCGTGATCGGGCAGTTCAACGACTTCACGATGGGCACCCACCGGGCCGAGCGCGAGGGCGATACGTGGACTCTCGACGCGGCGCTGCCGCCAGGCACCCACGAAGCGATCTTCGCCTTCGACGACGCGTTCGACCCACACGCCACGAGCGAGGTCACGGTCGAGGGGGCCGGCCGGCCTCGCGTTCGTCTGGACGGCCGGTACGAGGACGACGCGGTCGTCGTGACCGCGACCGCCGACGCCGCTCCCAACGGAGGGGAGCCGAGCGTCGAGTTCCACCTCGACGATCGCGACGCTCTCACGCGCGACGCGGTGACCGTCGACGGCGAAACGCTGCGTATTCCTCTCGATGACCTCCCCGAACTCGCACGCGTCCACGCCGTCGCCGTCGCCGAGCGACACAGTATCGCCGACACGTTGACAATCCACGCCGAGCGCACTGGGGGGACGGTGAACGATGTCTCCGTCGACCGCCCCGCCGATCCTCCAGAATGGGTCCGCGACGCGACCATCTACGAGATCTTCGTCCGCGAGTTCGCGGGCGAGACCGTCGACACCACCTTCGAGGAGATCGAACGGCGGGTCCCCTACCTCGAATCGCTCGGGATCGACGCCGTCTGGCTCACGCCGGTCTGTGAGAGCCCCACGCGCCACGGCTACCACATCACCGACCTGTTCGACACCGCCGCGGACCTCGGCACTCGCGAGGCGTTCGCGTCGCTGGTCGAGCGCCTCCACGCGGCCGACATCAGGGTGATCTTCGACCTCGTGATCAACCACACTTCGCGGGACCATCCGGCGTTCCAGCTGCAGCGCGCGGGCGTCCCCGCGTACGCCGACCACTACGAGCGGATCCCGGCCGAGCGGGACACGACGGGCATCGACTGGGCCGGCGACGACGCGCCGGGCCACTACTTTACCTGGGACCGGATCCCGAACGTGAACTACGACTCGCTCGCCGTCCGGCAGTGGATGCTCGACGTCGTCGAGGAGTGGGCCCCGCTCGTCGACGGGTTCCGGTGCGACGTGGCGTGGGGCGTCCCCCACGGGTTCTGGAAGGAGGTCCGCAAGCGTCTGAAGGCCCGCGACGAGGAGTTCCTGTTGCTCGACGAAACCGTGCCGCGCGACGCCGCCTTCCGGGAGAACGAGTTCGACGTTCACTACGACACCGACCTCTATGGCGCGCTGCGCGACGTCGGCACCGGCGACACACCGGCGTCGACCCTTCTCGACGCACTCTGCGACTCGCGTCGGCACGGCTACCCCGACGAGGCAGTCCACATGCGCTACGTCGAGAACCACGACGAGGACCGCTACGCCACCGAATGCGACGACGGCAGCCTGCGGCCCGCCGCGGCCGCGACGTTCACGCTGCCTGGCGTGCCGATGATCTACTACGGCCAGGAGCGTGGCGTTCCCGAGCAGCGCGGGACGATGCGGTGGCACGACGGCGACGCCGCCCTGACCGAGTTCCACCGCCGACTCGTCGCGCTCCGAAGCGAACGGCCGGCGCTCCGTGCGCCCGGCGTCGAACCCGTTGCGTGTGACGTCCACACCGGCGATCCCGAGCGCGTCGTCGCCTACGAGCGCGGCGGCGGGGACGACCGGCTGGTGGTCGTCCTGAACTTCGGCAGCGAGCCAGCGACCGTCACGCCCGAACGGGCCGTCGATCCGACCGATCAGCTCGGCGGATGCGACGTGAGCGCCGACGACGGGCTCCGGGTTCGTGACGTCGTCGTGTGCCCGACACGGTGATCCGCAACGTCCAAACCACCGACGCCGGACGAACGCGGGACGTTACCGGACGTTGTAAATATCACCCCCGATAACCGAACTCGCATGAGCGGGTCGTCGCTGGAGGAGCTGTTGGGGCGGTTCGGGTTCTCGGGCAAGGAGATCGATACGTACCTCGCGATCTTGGAACAGGGTGAGGCGAAGGCGAGCGTCGTCGCCGACGAGGCGAACGTCTCCAAGCGCCACGTCTACAGCGTCGCGGAGACGCTCGCCGAGAGGGGGTTCGTCGAGGTCAACGACCACGTCGTGCCGACGACGATCAGAGCGAACCCGCCGGAAAGCGTCGTCGACACGCTCGCCGACGACCTCGACCGGATGGAACCCGCGCTCGAATCCCGGTTCTCCGAGGCGGCCCCGCGCTCGGAGAGCTTCGAGGTCGTCAAATCGCGCGTCACCGTGATCAAGCGGGTCGCCGAACTGCTGGATCGGGCCGACGTGGAGGTGACGCTCGCGATCCCCCATCGACTGCTCGACGACGTCGCCGCCGAACTCCGCGACGCCGTCGAGCGCGGCGTGCTCGTCGTCCTGCTCGTCTCCGGCGTGGACCCGAACGACGACCTCGCGGTCGACGGCCTCGCCTCGGTCGTTCGCGCGTGGGATCAGCCGACGCCGACGATCCTCGCCGTCGACCGGGAGCTGGGGCTGGTCGTCCCGCCCGAGATGCTCTCGCGAGCCAACAGCTCCGCCCGAGCGATCGTCTTCGCCCAGGAGCAGCTCGGGCCGGTGATCGTCGGCTCG contains:
- a CDS encoding glycoside hydrolase family 15 protein codes for the protein MQLRDALDDHRRHHGDATRFPGERRTTTGHFSGSDGRLVHVDGDGSIRDFSYPLVGLTGIVRSRLGVRPVGENAATTWFDAARSIQRYDGDTTLVVTVHETDHGRVTQYDLTLDEGHVTRVDVSEADESLDVVAAVGFAPDGRDTRIGQLHHGDAVELYHAAEADYLASATGFDAIRGSGFGDVATLLDGTPIEYPQTEGEQTSGEDVLGGDVRCVLPTEGGTATLASLVTSRADRSRETALDEVRATANEYDAAALEDAATRRAGASVATGLPHADAIGTDLRVLAMLTGRTGLRIAGPEFDPYYTHSGGYGYAWFRDDAAISKFLRNADHQFDLGLDDWHARSARAYAETQLDDGTWPHRVWAFDGTLAPGWANGRLETDKRDDYQADQTASVVSALATHDAAHHDVLERALDALDADLAADGRPIAGENAWEDMTGRFTHTTATFLEAYSTVAASDGPLADRAADRAAAVYDGVGDLWCAERGVYALREYGADHDDAGDLDRRCDSATFALVGAHRAYARIGDVKEARLDRLVSHVTGVVDELRRDPGSGAIAGLVRYEGDAWRRRDQEGEKIWTVSTAWGAHAAGTLAAMLEERDDDRADRLAALARELLGLVLPDGPLALDSGYLPEQVFDDGTPDSATPLGWSHALRLATVALLDRYSMFERSAVAAND
- a CDS encoding ABC transporter ATP-binding protein — its product is MATVTLDTLRKEFDSGRIVAVDDVSLDVADGEFVTVVGPSGCGKSTTLRMIAGLEGPTSGRVLIDGEDVTDVHARRRDVAMVFQNYALYPHKTVRQNMAFGLRMSTDLGSDERDAKVDETAAMMGIEDLLDDQPGELSGGQKQRVALGRAIVREPDVFLFDEPLSNLDAKLRTSMRTEIQRLQEELGTTAIYVTHDQEEAMTMGDRLAILNGGVLQQTGTPKEVYANPESEFVGGFVGSPSMNVLDVTVERTDDGVTLANEGRFAYALGGDRGERVAATDATTARLGIRPENVRVTDDREGIETTVEVVEPIGSDNYLYLDLGEDFIARVDSDVEPETGDTVRVTFDEKDVHLFDAESGDSLLSGDEEPAVVTA
- a CDS encoding TrmB family transcriptional regulator sugar-binding domain-containing protein, coding for MSGSSLEELLGRFGFSGKEIDTYLAILEQGEAKASVVADEANVSKRHVYSVAETLAERGFVEVNDHVVPTTIRANPPESVVDTLADDLDRMEPALESRFSEAAPRSESFEVVKSRVTVIKRVAELLDRADVEVTLAIPHRLLDDVAAELRDAVERGVLVVLLVSGVDPNDDLAVDGLASVVRAWDQPTPTILAVDRELGLVVPPEMLSRANSSARAIVFAQEQLGPVIVGSFLGNYFPMATEIHATDPATLPATYEDFRHAVLQATLHSRTGSAVRAHVTGRSLHDDDGPTELDGVVVDIRQSLLDPASSSFPVENTLVVETDDGTYDVGGLGAFVEDFEAAAVELRPIESTD
- a CDS encoding alpha-amylase family glycosyl hydrolase gives rise to the protein MHHPGPPRFLHVGESVELAPRDPDPSAAYAWQVVDRPPASTASIDDGAVVHLAPDVPGIYRVECDAPDGTHTQTVRAFPDPRREARFGVTADEVDGDLDGIGHAAVIGQFNDFTMGTHRAEREGDTWTLDAALPPGTHEAIFAFDDAFDPHATSEVTVEGAGRPRVRLDGRYEDDAVVVTATADAAPNGGEPSVEFHLDDRDALTRDAVTVDGETLRIPLDDLPELARVHAVAVAERHSIADTLTIHAERTGGTVNDVSVDRPADPPEWVRDATIYEIFVREFAGETVDTTFEEIERRVPYLESLGIDAVWLTPVCESPTRHGYHITDLFDTAADLGTREAFASLVERLHAADIRVIFDLVINHTSRDHPAFQLQRAGVPAYADHYERIPAERDTTGIDWAGDDAPGHYFTWDRIPNVNYDSLAVRQWMLDVVEEWAPLVDGFRCDVAWGVPHGFWKEVRKRLKARDEEFLLLDETVPRDAAFRENEFDVHYDTDLYGALRDVGTGDTPASTLLDALCDSRRHGYPDEAVHMRYVENHDEDRYATECDDGSLRPAAAATFTLPGVPMIYYGQERGVPEQRGTMRWHDGDAALTEFHRRLVALRSERPALRAPGVEPVACDVHTGDPERVVAYERGGGDDRLVVVLNFGSEPATVTPERAVDPTDQLGGCDVSADDGLRVRDVVVCPTR